In Thermosynechococcus sichuanensis E542, a single genomic region encodes these proteins:
- a CDS encoding DUF4382 domain-containing protein, with protein sequence MNLYRRLGIVTIFCTGLLASCAPAAQRGTLQLYANGEERLQTGWTTKDGWKLQFDHVYLTLGTVTAYQTNPPFDPEAGDRPASEVSVVFSDPVTVDLVSAQRPLVGSAEAAVGHFNALEWQTLAPSLQLVGTAQRGDVRVPFDMTLDQPLAFVCGDYIGDQRKGIVAANSAADVEITLHFDHLFGDGAEPATAEINRDAVGFDPFAAIATPEGITVDWLGLQQKLSPQDFETLRKALSSLAHVGEGHCREIAL encoded by the coding sequence ATGAATCTATACCGACGTTTAGGAATAGTCACGATTTTCTGTACAGGGCTACTGGCCAGTTGTGCCCCCGCCGCCCAAAGGGGAACTCTCCAACTCTATGCCAATGGTGAAGAGCGCTTGCAAACGGGATGGACAACCAAAGATGGCTGGAAGCTCCAGTTTGACCATGTCTATTTAACGTTGGGCACGGTGACTGCCTATCAAACCAATCCCCCTTTCGATCCTGAGGCGGGCGATCGCCCCGCAAGTGAAGTGAGTGTGGTGTTTAGCGATCCCGTGACAGTGGATTTGGTCAGTGCTCAGCGTCCCCTTGTGGGCAGTGCTGAGGCAGCAGTGGGGCACTTCAATGCTCTTGAGTGGCAGACCCTCGCACCCAGTTTACAACTGGTGGGCACGGCGCAGCGGGGTGATGTTCGGGTACCCTTTGACATGACGTTGGATCAGCCTTTGGCATTTGTTTGTGGCGACTACATTGGTGATCAGCGCAAGGGCATTGTGGCCGCCAATAGCGCTGCTGACGTAGAGATCACATTGCATTTTGACCATCTTTTTGGTGATGGGGCTGAACCGGCAACCGCTGAGATCAATCGGGATGCGGTGGGCTTTGACCCCTTTGCAGCGATCGCCACCCCTGAGGGAATCACAGTTGATTGGCTAGGATTACAGCAAAAACTCAGCCCCCAAGACTTTGAAACACTGCGCAAGGCCCTTAGCAGTCTAGCTCATGTGGGCGAAGGTCA
- a CDS encoding thylakoid membrane photosystem I accumulation factor produces MKRMWGWLGLVLLLWGLWTAPSWAGLQDDRYDGNIFALYAGNGSLVPPKVTLEKSRQSDRATLLLFYVNDSRDCKQFASTISQLQGYYGRVTDFIAIDVDALPFGAQFSSNEAGYYYKGRVPQTLIFDRQGQLRQEFIGVVPFETLDDTFREVFDLLPRSQSLELRPRPVNEINVELVPPTPPKGENLSKGAVQ; encoded by the coding sequence ATGAAACGGATGTGGGGCTGGTTAGGACTTGTCCTACTGCTGTGGGGACTGTGGACAGCGCCAAGTTGGGCAGGGTTACAAGACGATCGCTACGATGGGAATATCTTTGCTCTTTATGCTGGCAATGGCTCCTTAGTGCCACCGAAGGTCACCCTAGAGAAATCGCGCCAGAGCGATCGCGCCACATTGCTGCTGTTTTATGTGAACGATAGCCGCGACTGCAAGCAGTTTGCCTCAACCATCTCCCAGTTGCAGGGGTACTATGGTCGCGTCACCGATTTCATTGCCATTGATGTGGATGCCTTACCCTTTGGGGCGCAGTTCTCCTCTAATGAAGCGGGCTACTACTATAAGGGTCGGGTGCCGCAAACACTGATTTTCGATCGCCAAGGGCAATTGCGGCAAGAATTTATCGGCGTGGTGCCCTTTGAAACCCTCGATGACACGTTTCGGGAAGTCTTTGATTTGCTCCCGCGATCGCAATCTCTGGAACTGCGGCCGCGTCCTGTGAATGAAATTAATGTAGAACTCGTGCCTCCCACACCCCCTAAAGGGGAGAATCTGTCCAAGGGAGCGGTACAGTAA
- a CDS encoding dienelactone hydrolase family protein: MVEITSRWVKVVNGDLLIDAYLAEPVAPGRYPAVIVFQEIFGVNAHIRDVTERIAREGYVAIAPAIYQRFAPGFETGYTAADIDLGRQYKNQTKAEELLSDTQATIAYLRGLENVDGDAIGTIGFCFGGHVAYLVAQLPDIKATASFYGAGITTMTPGGGLPTIEITPKIRGTLYAFFGDRDQSIPMEQVKQIETALRHHGIRHHIFIYPADHGFFCDQRDSYDAAAARDAWEQVKELFNTVLRQQQ, encoded by the coding sequence GTGGTGGAGATTACCAGTCGTTGGGTCAAGGTGGTCAATGGCGATCTGCTAATTGATGCCTACTTAGCGGAGCCTGTTGCCCCTGGCCGTTATCCAGCAGTGATTGTCTTTCAGGAAATCTTTGGCGTCAATGCCCATATCCGCGATGTCACCGAACGCATTGCCCGTGAAGGCTATGTGGCGATCGCCCCCGCTATTTACCAACGCTTTGCCCCCGGCTTTGAAACAGGCTACACCGCCGCTGATATTGATTTGGGGCGGCAGTACAAAAACCAAACCAAAGCCGAGGAACTCCTCAGTGATACCCAAGCCACGATTGCCTATCTACGCGGCCTCGAAAATGTCGATGGGGATGCGATTGGCACGATTGGCTTTTGCTTTGGTGGTCATGTGGCCTATCTGGTGGCCCAGTTACCTGACATTAAAGCCACGGCCTCATTCTACGGCGCCGGGATTACAACCATGACCCCCGGCGGTGGCCTGCCCACGATTGAAATCACACCGAAAATTCGCGGCACGCTCTATGCCTTCTTTGGCGATCGCGACCAAAGTATTCCCATGGAGCAGGTGAAACAAATTGAAACGGCCTTGCGCCACCATGGCATTCGCCACCACATCTTCATCTATCCAGCGGATCATGGCTTCTTCTGCGATCAACGGGATAGCTACGATGCAGCAGCAGCACGGGATGCGTGGGAACAGGTCAAAGAACTCTTTAACACCGTCCTCCGCCAGCAACAGTGA
- a CDS encoding Npun_F0494 family protein has protein sequence MAIAYSQRALERGDRALRCSPFLPPLFQTMQQRSVALLEIVGEAGFKSGFTRSPLPVLLAEAELDWLIRVGLLRREVDGQGLTDRYRLTPLGQQLIQRYSQPTWSASWGDRWRNQLSRWWGM, from the coding sequence GTGGCGATCGCATACTCCCAAAGAGCCTTAGAACGGGGCGATCGCGCCCTGCGCTGTAGTCCTTTTTTGCCACCGTTGTTTCAGACCATGCAGCAGCGGAGTGTGGCGCTTCTCGAAATTGTGGGGGAGGCAGGTTTCAAATCGGGATTCACGCGATCGCCCTTGCCAGTGCTCCTAGCAGAAGCGGAATTGGACTGGTTGATCCGCGTTGGTTTGCTGCGCCGCGAAGTGGATGGCCAAGGCCTCACTGATCGCTATCGTCTCACTCCCTTGGGGCAACAGTTGATTCAACGTTATAGCCAACCCACGTGGTCAGCTTCTTGGGGCGATCGCTGGCGCAACCAACTCAGCCGCTGGTGGGGAATGTAA
- the acsF gene encoding magnesium-protoporphyrin IX monomethyl ester (oxidative) cyclase produces MVNTVAKPEFEELRPGIKAPAKETILTPRFYTTDFEAMANMDITENKAELQAILEEFRCDYNRHHFVRDAEFEQSWDHIDGETRQLFIEFLERSCTAEFSGFLLYKELSRKLKDRNPLLAECFALMSRDEARHAGFLNKAMSDFNLSLDLGFLTQHRSYTYFEPEFIFYATYLSEKIGYWRYITIYRHLEKHPEHRIYPIFRFFENWCQDENRHGDFFDAVMRAQPQMLDRPRTFWQKIKEIPLSLSGKKWARYFMVCWVPPKLWCRFFLLSVFATMYLNDLQRAKFYAAIGLDAREYDREVIAKTNETAGRVFPVILDVDHPEFYERLERCVENNAKLTEISKQKGGFLKKLPFYLSNLWQMIKLFLIPAKEPTKAAVR; encoded by the coding sequence ATGGTTAATACCGTCGCCAAACCTGAGTTTGAAGAACTGCGGCCGGGCATCAAAGCCCCCGCCAAGGAAACCATCCTCACGCCCCGCTTCTACACCACTGACTTTGAAGCGATGGCCAATATGGACATTACGGAAAACAAAGCAGAACTTCAGGCCATCCTCGAGGAATTTCGCTGCGACTACAACCGCCACCACTTTGTGCGGGATGCAGAATTTGAACAGTCTTGGGATCACATTGATGGCGAAACCCGCCAGTTGTTTATTGAATTTTTGGAGCGCTCCTGCACAGCAGAATTTTCTGGCTTTCTCCTCTACAAAGAACTCAGCCGCAAGCTCAAGGATCGCAACCCCCTGCTGGCGGAGTGCTTTGCCCTCATGTCTCGCGATGAAGCCCGCCACGCTGGGTTCCTGAACAAAGCTATGTCCGACTTTAATCTCTCGTTGGATTTGGGCTTTTTGACCCAGCACCGCAGCTACACCTATTTTGAACCCGAATTCATCTTCTACGCCACCTACCTCTCCGAGAAAATTGGTTACTGGCGCTATATTACGATTTACCGTCATTTGGAAAAGCATCCTGAACATCGCATTTACCCCATCTTCCGCTTCTTTGAAAACTGGTGCCAAGACGAAAACCGCCACGGTGACTTCTTTGATGCCGTGATGCGTGCTCAGCCGCAAATGTTGGATCGCCCGCGCACCTTCTGGCAAAAGATTAAGGAAATTCCCCTCTCCCTCTCTGGGAAGAAATGGGCACGCTACTTCATGGTCTGCTGGGTACCACCAAAACTGTGGTGCCGCTTCTTCCTGTTGTCAGTCTTTGCCACCATGTACCTCAACGATTTGCAGCGGGCGAAATTTTATGCCGCCATTGGCTTGGATGCCCGTGAGTACGATCGCGAAGTGATTGCCAAAACGAATGAAACCGCAGGCCGTGTTTTCCCAGTTATTCTTGATGTCGATCATCCAGAATTTTATGAGCGGTTAGAGCGGTGTGTGGAAAACAACGCCAAGCTGACAGAAATTAGTAAGCAAAAGGGCGGTTTCCTCAAGAAACTTCCCTTCTATCTCTCGAATCTGTGGCAAATGATCAAGTTATTCTTGATCCCTGCTAAAGAGCCGACAAAGGCTGCGGTACGTTAA